The sequence below is a genomic window from Thermoplasmatales archaeon.
AGGAAATATGTTCTATTCCAAGAGGTATGTCCATGAGAGTACTCTGCCTTATTGTTTTTCCAGTGTTAAGACTCTCAAGCATGGCATAATCATTGCTTCTCTCCTGGATTCTATCCGATAGCTTCTGCAACAAAACCTTGCGGTCGTGCAGAGACGTTCTTGACCATGCACCATAAAATGCATCATATGCGGCGTCTATTGCCTCATCTATCTTCTTACTACCACCATCAACAACTTTAGCGATATCTTCTCCAGTGGCAGGGCTTTTCAGAACGGATTCCGAACCTTCGTAGTCCTCGGTACCATTTATCACATTTCCATACATTTTCATAGACATCAAACAACGCTCCTCGCAATATTTCTCAGATCCTCAGATGTAGAATCCTTCGCGTTTGTCAACATTCCAGTCGATTCAGAGGCCAGTGAAACAATCTCCTCTATACGATCTAAGTACTCATTCGGATCTATTCCCGCTTCACTGACTTTCCTAGCTTCACCAACGGCTCCAAGGAACTTGGAAACAGTTTCAGACAAATCCTTGGACTTGTACTCCTCTGGGAATAGTGAATTTAGCTTTTCGTAGCGGTCTTTAACAAGATCGTAATTGAAAGATATAACATGTGGCAGGTACAACCCGACGGCCTTCCCGTGTGCGATCTTGAATTCCGCACCTATTGCATGACCAAGGGCATGAGCAAGGCCTATCTGGGAATTTGAAAAGCTTATGCCTGCCATAGAAGCGCCAATATGAACTTTGTTACGCGCGTCGAGATTCCTTGGATCTTTGAGAACTATGGAAATGTTTGGAATAATTAGCTCAAGCGCTTTTTCAGCCATGGCGTCCGAGAAAACGTTACGCCATTGACTAACATAGGCCTCAATGGCATGCGTTACGGCATCTGTGGCAGTATTGACTGTCTGTTCCTTCGGCAAGTCGATGACAAGAGATGGATCAAGAATCGCATAGTCGGCAAGTATTTCCGGAGAGGCTATCTCATTTTTCCTCTTCTCCACATCGTCGCTGAAGACTGCTGCCCAAGAGCATTCTGAACCTGTTCCGCTGGTAGTAGGTACCTCAACCAGCTTGCTCTTCTTATGTAATTTGAGATCGTTTATCGGAGTAATGTCAAACGGGGAAAGACCAGGAATCTCATTCATTGCAAAGAGTACTTTCGCCGCATCCATGGATGAGCCACCTTCAACTCCAATAATGCAGTCCGGATCGAACTTCTCCAGGAATTCTGTTCCTTTTACAATGTCTGAAAGTTTTGGTTCTACACCTATTTTATCAAAAATTCTTACATCCACATCATGGCCAAGCGCATCTATTACTCTAGACGGAATTGACGTTTTGGAAAGAAGTTGATCGGTTACTATCAAAGTTTTCTTAATATCAAGCGTGCCCAGAAAACTAAGTGAATCTTCTCCATATATAATCTTGGGTGATCTAAAAAACCACATTAAATCACCTAAAATTCCGTCTTTACCATTGAAGCAGTGTTAACCATTTCTTTAGCGGCTTTTGTATAACGCATTATCTTCATCATCGACCCTTCGAGTTTGAACTTACCGGTAAGTATACCCTGGATAGGATCTATTTCTTTGTTTATAAGGCGTCGCCAGTTCCCAAAATTTCCGATATACTTGAACTGAGCATTTGGAACTTCTTCACCAGGATGAATGTATTTTGCTGCTCTACATTTCCCATGATATAAATCTAGATAGATATGTTCCTCGGTACCTTGCCCAGTATCTGGTTTCACCACAAAAAGTATATCTCCCTCCCAACTTTTTCCGGCATCAGCATAGTTCTGATTCGAATTCAGCTTTTCGCTGTATTCACCCACCCATTCATCGCTTGGAAATTTTGCCATGTTTATACAGTTCAAGTGCGTATTAAAAATTTACTAAAATGGGTGTTCACACTATTGATGTACTCGCATCTGCACTCAAAAATAGTGAGGAATATGAAATAAATTAAAAAAGAAGGTTGCTCCTGGGAAACAATGTCAGGCTCCCG
It includes:
- a CDS encoding SCP2 sterol-binding domain-containing protein, whose translation is MAKFPSDEWVGEYSEKLNSNQNYADAGKSWEGDILFVVKPDTGQGTEEHIYLDLYHGKCRAAKYIHPGEEVPNAQFKYIGNFGNWRRLINKEIDPIQGILTGKFKLEGSMMKIMRYTKAAKEMVNTASMVKTEF
- a CDS encoding iron-containing alcohol dehydrogenase, whose product is MWFFRSPKIIYGEDSLSFLGTLDIKKTLIVTDQLLSKTSIPSRVIDALGHDVDVRIFDKIGVEPKLSDIVKGTEFLEKFDPDCIIGVEGGSSMDAAKVLFAMNEIPGLSPFDITPINDLKLHKKSKLVEVPTTSGTGSECSWAAVFSDDVEKRKNEIASPEILADYAILDPSLVIDLPKEQTVNTATDAVTHAIEAYVSQWRNVFSDAMAEKALELIIPNISIVLKDPRNLDARNKVHIGASMAGISFSNSQIGLAHALGHAIGAEFKIAHGKAVGLYLPHVISFNYDLVKDRYEKLNSLFPEEYKSKDLSETVSKFLGAVGEARKVSEAGIDPNEYLDRIEEIVSLASESTGMLTNAKDSTSEDLRNIARSVV